The DNA window GAAAGCAGGGCCCCACGACAAGCCGCTGGAGGGCAAGTCCATCGCCCTCCTCTTCTTCAATCCCTCGCTGCGGACGCGCACGAGCTTCGAGCTCGGCGCCCACCAGCTCGGGATGAAGGCCATCGTGCTGGAGCCCGGCAAAGGGGCCTGGCCGATCGAGTTCGAGGACGGCGTGGTGATGGACGGCGACCCCGAGGAGCACGTGCGCGAGGTGGCGCGGGTGCTGTCGCGTTACGTCGACGCGATCGCGGTGCGGGCGTTCCCGAAGTTCCAGCGGTGGGAAGACGACCGCGAGGACCGCGTGATCCGCGCGTTCGCCGCGCACGCGACCGTGCCGGTGATCAACATGGAGACGATCACCCACCCCTGTCAGGAGCTGGCGCTGCTCTTGACGCTCCAGGAGCGGCTCGGCCGCACCGACGGGAAGAAGTTCCTCCTGACGTGGACCTACCACCCCAAGCCGCTGAACACCGCGGTGGCGAACTCGGCGCTGATCATCGCGGCGAAGTTCGGGTTCGACGTGACCCTGCTCTGCCCGACGCCCGAGTACGCGCTCGATCCGCGCTACATGGAGGCCGCCGCGTCGCTGACGAAGGCCCAGGGGCGGAGCTTGACGGTGACGCACGACGTGGACGCGGCCTACCAGGGCGCCGACATCGTGTACGCGAAGTCGTGGGGAGCGCTGCCCTACTTCGGGCGCTGGGCCGACGAGAAGCCCATCCGCGACGCGCACCGCCACTTCATGGTCGACCAGCGGAAGATGGAGCTGACGCCCGATGGGCTGTTCTCGCACTGCCTGCCAGTGCGTCGGAACGTGAAGGTCACCGACGAGGTGCTGGACTCGCCGCGCGCGATCCACATCGACGAGGCGGAGAACCGGATTCACGTGCAGAAGGCGATGATGAGCGCACTCCTCGGCGGCCGCTGAGGGGCGCTGGGTGCGGAGAGGAGCGACGATGAACCAGCAAGGTGGCGCGAAGAAGACGGCGGTCCTGGCGTTCTCCGGGGGGCTCGACACGAGCTTCTGCGTGCCGTGGTTGCAGGATCGGGGCTACGAGGTGGCGACGCTCTTCGTCGACACCGGCGGCGTGGACGCGGAAGAGCGGGCGTACATCGAGGAGCGGGCCCGCGCGCTGGGGGCCGTGCGCCACGAGACCTACGACGGCGCGCAGAACATCTGGGACGACATCGTCGTGCCGCTCGTGATCGGCGGGCAGCTCTACCAGGACACGTACCCGCTCCTCGTGAGCGATCGCTACATCATCGTGGAGCAGTCGCTTCGGCTCGCCGACCGGCTCGGGACGAAGGTCTTCGCGCACGGCTGCACCGGGATGGGCAACGATCAGGTGCGCTTCGACCAGACGGTGCGCTCGCTCGGCGACTACGAGATCGTGGCGCCGATTCGCGAGATCCAGCACGAGCACACGGCCGTGCGCGCCTACGAGGCGAAGTTCCTGGAGGAGCGCGGCTTCGCCGTGCGCGGGAAGACGACGCGCTACTCGATCAACCAGAACATCCTCGGCGTGACGGCCTCGGGCACGGAGATCGACGAATTCCAGGCCCCCGGCGACGAGACGTGGACGCTGTGCGCACACCCGACGAAATGGCCCAGGGAGGCGCTGCGCGTGACCATCGGCTTCGAGCGCGGCGTGGCGGTGACGCTCGACGGAAAGGCGACCCCGGGGCCCGCGATCCTGAAGGCGCTGAACGAGCGCATGGGCGCCTACGGCGTGGGCCGCGGGATCTACACGGGCGACACCACGATCGGCCTGAAGGGCCGGATCGTGTTCGAGTGCCCGGGAATCACCGCGCTGATGGTGGCCCACCGCGCGCTCGAAGAGGCCGTGCTGACGGCGCACCAGAACTCGTTCAAGCCCACGGTGGCGAAGAAGTGGGTGGAGCTGGTCTACAAGGGCTTCTTCTTCGAGCCCCTGAAGGCCGATCTGGAGGCGTACCTGCGCGAGAGCCAGGCGTTCGTGTCCGGCGAGGTGACGCTGGAGACGTGGGGCGGATCGGTGCTGCCGGTGGCGGTGTCGAGCGACCACATCCTGCGGCACAAGGGCGCCGTCTACGCGCAGAGCGCCGACTGGGGCGCGGCCGAAGCGGAGGGCTTCATCAAGCTCTACGGGATGAGCTCGACGCTCTCGGCGGCGATCAACAAGCCGGCGCGCGGCGGCAAGGTCACCACGAAGGAATGAGCGGACCGATGAGCGAGGGCGCCGTGGGCGTCACGGACGACGCGGTGGCCCGGGTGCTGGGCCACCTGGAGCGGCTCGTGGGGTTCGACACGCGAAACCCGCCGCGCGCGATCGATGGTGGCGGCCTCTTCGCGTACCTGCGCGAGGCGCTGCCCGGGTTCCAGGTGGAGGTGCAGGACCTCGGCGAGGGGTGCGTGTGGCTGCTCGCGCGCCGTGGGTCGCCGCGGGTGCTGTTCAACGTGCACGTGGACACGGTGCCGGCGGATCCCGGATGGACGCGGGATCCCTTGCGCCTCGCCGTGGAGGGAGACCGGGCGGTGGGGCTCGGTGCGTGCGACATCAAGGGGGCGGCGGCCGCGCTGCTCGTCGCCGCCGCGGAGACGGACGGGGACGCGGCATTCCTGTTCAGCTCCGACGAAGAGGCGGGAACGTCCCGCTGCATCCGCGATTTCACCGCGCGCCACCGCTTCGACGAGGTGATCGTCGGCGAGCCGACGTCGTGCAAGGCGGTGCTCGCTCACCGGGGGATCGGGACGGCCACCGCGTCGTTCCGTGGCGTCGGTGGGCATGCGTCGAGCGCGCGGGCGCTCCACGACAGCGCGGTGCACGAGGCGGTGCGCTGGGCAGGGAAGGCGCTGGAAGAGGCGGAGCGATCGGAGCGCGCGGCGGCGGAGGGCGGCGCGTTCGGAGGCCTGGTGGGGCTGCGGCTCAACCTCGGGATCATCGAGGGGGGCCTCAAGTCGAACATGATCGCCGCGCAAGCGTCGGTGCGGTTCGGCGTGAGGCCGCCCCCGTCGCGGCATCCCGCGGCGGTGATCGACGCGCTGGCTGCACTCGCGCCGGATCCGTCGCGGATCACGGTGACGAAGGGGTTCCTCGCGCCCCCTTTGCCCGCCGATGGTGAAGCTGGGCTCGCGCGGGGCAAGGCGCTCGCGGCGCGCCATGGTCTCACCGAGGGCGCGGCCGTCGACTTCTGGACGGAGGCGGCGCTGTTCTCGGAGGGAGGCGCCGCGGCCGTGGTGTTCGGCCCTGGCGACATCCAGCAAGCGCACACCGCGGGAGAGTTCGTGCCGCTCGCGGATCTCGCCGCGGCGCTGGCCACCTACAAGCGGATGCTCGCTGGAGCGGGAGGGCCGTCGTGACCGGGAACGCCTCGACGCAGGAGCTGATCGTCAAGCTGCTGCGCAACCTCGGGAGCCGCAAGGAGGTCGAGCAGTACCTCAAGCAGTTCTCCAGCGTGGAGTCGCGCAAGTTCGCGGTGATCAAGGTCGGCGGCGGCATCATCGCCGAGGATCTCGACGCGCTGGTCTCGTCGTTGACCTTCCTGTCGAAGGTGGGCCTGACGCCGGTGGTGGTGCACGGGGCGGGGCCTCAGCTCACCGAGGCGCTCAAGCAAGCGGGCCTCGGCGCGACGACGGAGGAAGACGAGCCGAAGAAGACCTCGCCGAAGGCGCTGGAGATCGTGCGCCGCGTCTTCCGGACGGAGAACCTGCGCCTCGTGGACGCCCTGGAGGCGATGGGGACGCGCGCGCGGCCGATCATCAGCGGGGTCTTCGAGGCGGAGCTGGTCGACAAGAGGGCCTACGGGCTCGTCGGGCGGGTGACCCGGGTCCATGGCGAGGCGATCGACTCCTCGCTGCGCGCGGGGCACCTGCCGATCATCGGGAGCCTGGGCGAGACGCCCGCAGGGCAGATCCTCAACCTGCCCACCGACGAGACCACACGAGAACTGGCGGCGTTCCTGGAGCCGTTCAAGATCGTGATCCTCTCGCGCAAGGGCGGCTTCTTCGACGAGTACGGCGATCTCATCCCCGGCGTGAACCTGGAGGAGGACTACGCGCCGCTCCAGGCCGAGGCGTGGGTACCGCGGCTCATGCGCGTCCGGCTCGACGAGGCGAAGGCGCTCCTGGAGCGGCTGCCGAGGACGTCGAGCGTGTCGATCACCTCGCCCGATCAGCTCGCCAAGGAGCTGTTCACCCATAAGGGCTCGGGGACGTTGATCCGGCGCGGTGAACGGATCGTCCGGCACGACACGATCGACACGGTCGACAAGGACCGCCTCTCGGACCTGCTGGAGTCGAGCTTCGGGCGGCGGCCCGTGATGGACTACTTCAAGGTGAAGCCCTTCTTCCGGATCTACCTGTCCGACAGCTACCGGGCTGGCGCGATCCTGACCACGGAGAGCGGGGTGCCCTACCTCGACAAGTTCGCGGTGACGGCGGAGGCGCAAGGGGAAGGGATCGGCGGGTCGCTGTGGCTGCGGATGGCGCGCGAGAACCCGAAGCTGTTCTGGCGTGCGCGCATCGACAACGAGGTGAACCCTTGGTACTTCCAGCGCGCCGACGGCTCGTACTCGAACGAGAAATGGACGGTGTTCTGGTACGGCATCTCCGACTTCGACGAGATCCGGGCCTGCGTGGAGCGGGCCCTGTCGATGCCGGCGACGCTGAAGGAGCACAGCATCGGGGTCGTCCCCTGAGGGGCGGCTGAAGGAGAGACGCGGGTGGCGCTCACGGGCGGAGCAGATCGGATCGGCGTGGGCCTCGTGGGGGCGCGCGGCTACACCGGGGCGGAGCTGGTGCGGCTCCTGGAGGCGCACCCGCGCTTCCACCTGGCGTTCGCGTCGTCACGGCAAGGAAAGGGAAAGCCGCTCTCCTCGCTGTGCGAGGGAGCGGAGACGGCGCTCCTGGTCGAGGAGCTGGGCCCCGCTGACGTGGCAGCGCGCGGGAGCGCTGGCGTCGCCGCGGTGATCCTGGCCATGCCGAACGGGCAAGCCGCCGCGTACGTGGAGGCGATCGAGGGCGCCGGCGCCGAGGCGATCGTGGTCGATCTCTCGGCGGACCACCGCTTCGACGCGCGCTGGGCGTACGGCCTGCCGGAGCTCGGGCGCGCGAAGCTCGGCGCGGCGCGTCGGATCGCGAACCCGGGATGCTACGCGACCGGCGCCCAGCTCGGGATCGCCCCAGCGCGAGGCCTCCTTTCAGGGCCGCCGCACGTGTTCGGGGTGTCGGGGTACAGCGGGGCGGGGACGACCCCCTCGGACAAGAACGATCCCGAGAAGCTGCGCGACAACCTGATGCCGTACGCGCTGACCGGTCACATCCACGAGCGAGAGATCGCGCACGGCCTGGGGATCGAGGTGTTCTTCACGCCCCACGTGGCCCCGTTCTTCCGCGGGATCACGCTGACGATCTCGATGCCACTCGCCGCGCCCGTATCGGTCGAGGCGCTGCGCGCGCTGTACCTGGAGGCCTACGCCGCCGAGCCGCTCGTCCAGGTGCAAGACGAGATCCCGCTGGTGCGTGACGCGGCGGGTCGCCACGGGGTCACGATCGGGGGCATCACCGTCGACGCGGCAGGGCGGCGCGCGGTGGTGGTGGTCACGCTCGACAACCTGTTGAAAGGGGCTGCGACGCAGGCGTTGCAGAACCTGAACCTGGCCTGTTCACTGCCCGAGCTGCTGGGGGTGCCCTCGTGACACGACCGATCTGGGACAAGGGAGGCGCGGCCGTCGACGAGGCCGTGCAGCGCTTCTGCGCCGCCGACGACGTGGTGCTCGACCGCGAGCTGTTCCCCTTCGACGTGCGCGCCTCCGTGGCGCACGTGAACGGGCTCGCCCGGATCGGCGTGCTCTCGGAGGAGGAGCGGGTCGCCCTGGTCCGTGAACTCGGCCAGATCGGAGAGGCGTTCGCCGAAGGCCGCTTCGTGCTGGATGCGCGCTTCGAGGATGGTCACTCCGCGATCGAGCACCTGCTCGGCGAGCGGCTGGGTGACGTGGGGCGCAAGGTCCACACGGGGCGCAGCCGCAACGATCAGGTGCTGGTGGCAGCGCGCCTGTGGCTGAAGGAGCGCCTCGGCGCGCTCGGGGCACTGTGCCTCGACGCTGCCGGCGTGTGCCTCGACCGCGCGACGACAGGAGAGCGGGTCCCCATGCCCGGCTACACCCACCTGCAACGCGCCGTACCCAGCTCGCTGGGGGCGTTCTTCGCAGGCCACGCCGAGGCGTTCCTCGACGACGCCGAGACCGCGCGCGCCGCCCGTGCGCGGGTGGATCAAAGCCCGCTGGGAACGGCAGCAGGCTACGGCGTGAACCTGCCCCTCGATCGCACCGGCGTCGCCGCAGAGCTGGGCTTCTCGCGCGTGCAGGTATCACCGATCTACGCGCAGAACAGCCGGGGCAAGCTGGAGCTGCTCGGCCTCACCGCACTGCACCAGGCGACGCTCGACGTGCGGCGCCTCGCCTGGGACCTGTCG is part of the Chondromyces crocatus genome and encodes:
- a CDS encoding argininosuccinate synthase, whose amino-acid sequence is MNQQGGAKKTAVLAFSGGLDTSFCVPWLQDRGYEVATLFVDTGGVDAEERAYIEERARALGAVRHETYDGAQNIWDDIVVPLVIGGQLYQDTYPLLVSDRYIIVEQSLRLADRLGTKVFAHGCTGMGNDQVRFDQTVRSLGDYEIVAPIREIQHEHTAVRAYEAKFLEERGFAVRGKTTRYSINQNILGVTASGTEIDEFQAPGDETWTLCAHPTKWPREALRVTIGFERGVAVTLDGKATPGPAILKALNERMGAYGVGRGIYTGDTTIGLKGRIVFECPGITALMVAHRALEEAVLTAHQNSFKPTVAKKWVELVYKGFFFEPLKADLEAYLRESQAFVSGEVTLETWGGSVLPVAVSSDHILRHKGAVYAQSADWGAAEAEGFIKLYGMSSTLSAAINKPARGGKVTTKE
- the argC gene encoding N-acetyl-gamma-glutamyl-phosphate reductase, whose translation is MALTGGADRIGVGLVGARGYTGAELVRLLEAHPRFHLAFASSRQGKGKPLSSLCEGAETALLVEELGPADVAARGSAGVAAVILAMPNGQAAAYVEAIEGAGAEAIVVDLSADHRFDARWAYGLPELGRAKLGAARRIANPGCYATGAQLGIAPARGLLSGPPHVFGVSGYSGAGTTPSDKNDPEKLRDNLMPYALTGHIHEREIAHGLGIEVFFTPHVAPFFRGITLTISMPLAAPVSVEALRALYLEAYAAEPLVQVQDEIPLVRDAAGRHGVTIGGITVDAAGRRAVVVVTLDNLLKGAATQALQNLNLACSLPELLGVPS
- a CDS encoding acetylglutamate kinase; translation: MTGNASTQELIVKLLRNLGSRKEVEQYLKQFSSVESRKFAVIKVGGGIIAEDLDALVSSLTFLSKVGLTPVVVHGAGPQLTEALKQAGLGATTEEDEPKKTSPKALEIVRRVFRTENLRLVDALEAMGTRARPIISGVFEAELVDKRAYGLVGRVTRVHGEAIDSSLRAGHLPIIGSLGETPAGQILNLPTDETTRELAAFLEPFKIVILSRKGGFFDEYGDLIPGVNLEEDYAPLQAEAWVPRLMRVRLDEAKALLERLPRTSSVSITSPDQLAKELFTHKGSGTLIRRGERIVRHDTIDTVDKDRLSDLLESSFGRRPVMDYFKVKPFFRIYLSDSYRAGAILTTESGVPYLDKFAVTAEAQGEGIGGSLWLRMARENPKLFWRARIDNEVNPWYFQRADGSYSNEKWTVFWYGISDFDEIRACVERALSMPATLKEHSIGVVP
- a CDS encoding acetylornithine deacetylase, with the translated sequence MSEGAVGVTDDAVARVLGHLERLVGFDTRNPPRAIDGGGLFAYLREALPGFQVEVQDLGEGCVWLLARRGSPRVLFNVHVDTVPADPGWTRDPLRLAVEGDRAVGLGACDIKGAAAALLVAAAETDGDAAFLFSSDEEAGTSRCIRDFTARHRFDEVIVGEPTSCKAVLAHRGIGTATASFRGVGGHASSARALHDSAVHEAVRWAGKALEEAERSERAAAEGGAFGGLVGLRLNLGIIEGGLKSNMIAAQASVRFGVRPPPSRHPAAVIDALAALAPDPSRITVTKGFLAPPLPADGEAGLARGKALAARHGLTEGAAVDFWTEAALFSEGGAAAVVFGPGDIQQAHTAGEFVPLADLAAALATYKRMLAGAGGPS
- a CDS encoding N-acetylornithine carbamoyltransferase, with amino-acid sequence MRHFLTTLDYSRDELQGFLDVAARMKAGPHDKPLEGKSIALLFFNPSLRTRTSFELGAHQLGMKAIVLEPGKGAWPIEFEDGVVMDGDPEEHVREVARVLSRYVDAIAVRAFPKFQRWEDDREDRVIRAFAAHATVPVINMETITHPCQELALLLTLQERLGRTDGKKFLLTWTYHPKPLNTAVANSALIIAAKFGFDVTLLCPTPEYALDPRYMEAAASLTKAQGRSLTVTHDVDAAYQGADIVYAKSWGALPYFGRWADEKPIRDAHRHFMVDQRKMELTPDGLFSHCLPVRRNVKVTDEVLDSPRAIHIDEAENRIHVQKAMMSALLGGR
- the argH gene encoding argininosuccinate lyase; the protein is MTRPIWDKGGAAVDEAVQRFCAADDVVLDRELFPFDVRASVAHVNGLARIGVLSEEERVALVRELGQIGEAFAEGRFVLDARFEDGHSAIEHLLGERLGDVGRKVHTGRSRNDQVLVAARLWLKERLGALGALCLDAAGVCLDRATTGERVPMPGYTHLQRAVPSSLGAFFAGHAEAFLDDAETARAARARVDQSPLGTAAGYGVNLPLDRTGVAAELGFSRVQVSPIYAQNSRGKLELLGLTALHQATLDVRRLAWDLSLFSTAEFAFARLPEAYTTGSSIMPNKRNPDVVELLRTLPAAVEGAMAELSATLSLPSGYHRDLQATKGPVLRAFGRALDGLALVPALLERVTFDEARMRAAIDPTMYATDRAVELAASGTPFRDAYRQAAAEMAGLAGRSPEQSLSARVSPGGMGALGLEQLTARLAALRASS